The following coding sequences lie in one Nocardioides sambongensis genomic window:
- a CDS encoding GGDEF domain-containing protein, translating to MGLVLVLAAALFGIWTRASDSLASFWPANALLLGALVRWPGLRVTSVWVGAAAGLLVADLLTGSGLLLTLGLSAANLAGVVAGVLLVRRWSPSTRRLEHPRAVLELIVVCAAAALAAAVVGASVGVLLLDLSPWSAVQTWFSAEFATYLAILPVVLTVPAGDVSSAPGRGGRSGWGALFGPVLVLVPVLAAGIAVGGPGALAFSVPVLLWSALRGDVFVTSVLILLTTEWNLMALSSGLLDVGMGSAGTTAKVSLQLGVALTSMGPLMVAAATRAREDLLRSIRVLAEHDELTGVRNRRGFVSTAEVALAAAHAEGLPAALLMVDLDEFKAVNDRFGHDAGDALLRSVGVALADVTTSEDLVGRLGGEEFAVLVSGARAARADQLAHRVLDALRGIDAGPAGAVTASIGVALAGPDGPPSLSTLLVEADRRLYRAKRDGRNRVEAGG from the coding sequence GTGGGGCTGGTCCTGGTCCTCGCGGCCGCCCTCTTCGGCATCTGGACCCGGGCCTCGGACTCGCTGGCCTCGTTCTGGCCGGCGAACGCGCTGCTGCTCGGTGCCCTGGTGCGCTGGCCCGGGCTGCGGGTCACCTCGGTGTGGGTGGGGGCGGCGGCCGGGCTGCTCGTCGCCGACCTGCTCACCGGGTCGGGGCTGCTGCTCACCCTGGGGCTGAGCGCCGCGAACCTCGCCGGCGTGGTCGCCGGCGTGCTGTTGGTCCGGCGCTGGTCGCCGTCGACCCGTCGGCTCGAGCACCCCCGCGCGGTGCTGGAGCTGATCGTGGTCTGCGCCGCCGCGGCGCTGGCGGCGGCGGTGGTCGGGGCCTCGGTGGGGGTGCTGCTGCTCGACCTGTCGCCCTGGTCGGCCGTGCAGACCTGGTTCTCCGCCGAGTTCGCCACCTACCTGGCGATCCTCCCGGTCGTGCTCACCGTCCCGGCCGGCGACGTGTCCTCCGCCCCGGGCCGGGGCGGACGCTCGGGATGGGGAGCGCTCTTCGGGCCGGTGCTGGTCCTGGTGCCGGTGCTCGCCGCCGGCATCGCGGTCGGCGGTCCGGGAGCGTTGGCGTTCAGCGTCCCGGTGCTGCTGTGGAGTGCGTTGCGCGGCGATGTCTTCGTGACGTCCGTGCTGATCCTGCTGACCACCGAGTGGAACCTGATGGCGTTGAGCAGCGGCCTGCTCGACGTGGGGATGGGCTCGGCCGGGACCACGGCGAAGGTCTCGCTGCAGCTCGGGGTGGCGCTGACCTCGATGGGCCCCCTGATGGTGGCGGCCGCGACGCGGGCCCGCGAGGACCTGCTGCGCAGCATCCGGGTGCTCGCCGAGCACGACGAGCTGACCGGGGTGCGCAACCGGCGTGGCTTCGTCAGCACGGCCGAGGTCGCCCTCGCCGCCGCTCACGCCGAGGGTCTCCCGGCGGCGCTGCTGATGGTCGACCTCGACGAGTTCAAGGCGGTCAACGACCGGTTCGGCCACGATGCCGGCGACGCCCTGCTGCGCAGCGTCGGCGTCGCCCTGGCCGACGTCACCACCTCCGAGGACCTGGTCGGCCGGCTGGGCGGTGAGGAGTTCGCGGTTTTGGTCAGCGGGGCGCGGGCCGCCCGGGCGGACCAGCTGGCGCACCGGGTGCTCGACGCGCTGCGCGGCATCGACGCGGGGCCGGCGGGTGCGGTGACCGCGAGCATCGGGGTGGCGCTCGCCGGACCGGACGGGCCGCCGTCGCTCTCGACCCTGCTGGTCGAGGCCGACCGGCGGCTCTACCGGGCGAAGCGGGACGGCCGCAACCGGGTCGAGGCCGGTGGGTGA
- the rplM gene encoding 50S ribosomal protein L13: protein MRTYAPKPGDIERAWLVIDATDVVLGRLATTTANLLRGKHKPIFAPNTDTGDYVIVVNADKVALSGTKRTDKMVYRHSGFPGGLTTTPIGEILDKDARKAIEKAVWGMLPKNRLGRQMIKKLKVYNGPAHPHQAQKAVPYEITKISQ, encoded by the coding sequence ATGCGTACCTACGCTCCCAAGCCCGGCGACATCGAGCGCGCCTGGCTCGTGATCGACGCGACCGACGTCGTGCTCGGCCGGCTGGCCACCACCACCGCCAACCTGCTGCGCGGCAAGCACAAGCCGATCTTCGCGCCCAACACCGACACCGGCGACTACGTGATCGTGGTCAACGCCGACAAGGTGGCGCTGAGCGGCACCAAGCGCACCGACAAGATGGTCTACCGCCACTCGGGCTTCCCGGGCGGTCTGACCACCACCCCGATCGGTGAGATCCTCGACAAGGACGCGCGCAAGGCCATCGAGAAGGCCGTCTGGGGCATGCTCCCCAAGAACCGCCTCGGTCGCCAGATGATCAAGAAGCTGAAGGTCTACAACGGCCCGGCCCACCCCCACCAGGCCCAGAAGGCCGTTCCGTACGAGATCACCAAGATCTCCCAGTGA
- the rpsI gene encoding 30S ribosomal protein S9: MAETTNTEVEETYDVNEQGVAFTSESAASADVDARPATIAPAAATGRRKEAVARVRIVPGTGQWTVNGRTLDSYFPNKLHQQVVNEPFVAIGLEGRFDVIARIHGGGITGQAGALRLGVARALNAVDIDANRPALKKAGLLTRDARVIERKKAGLKKARKAPQYSKR; encoded by the coding sequence GTGGCTGAAACCACCAACACCGAGGTCGAGGAGACCTACGACGTCAACGAGCAGGGCGTCGCCTTCACCAGCGAGAGCGCCGCGTCGGCCGATGTCGACGCTCGTCCCGCGACGATCGCCCCCGCGGCTGCCACCGGCCGTCGCAAGGAGGCCGTGGCCCGCGTCCGCATCGTGCCGGGCACCGGCCAGTGGACCGTCAACGGTCGCACCCTCGACTCGTACTTCCCGAACAAGCTGCACCAGCAGGTCGTCAACGAGCCGTTCGTGGCCATCGGCCTCGAGGGCCGCTTCGACGTCATCGCCCGGATCCACGGCGGCGGCATCACCGGCCAGGCCGGCGCGCTGCGCCTGGGTGTCGCCCGCGCGCTGAACGCGGTCGACATCGACGCCAACCGCCCGGCGCTGAAGAAGGCCGGTCTGCTCACCCGCGACGCGCGGGTCATCGAGCGCAAGAAGGCCGGTCTCAAGAAGGCCCGCAAGGCGCCCCAGTACTCCAAGCGCTGA
- the glmM gene encoding phosphoglucosamine mutase, with protein sequence MSIFGTDGVRGLANGQLTADLALGLGVAAARVLVAHTDERPTPAGRTRPLAVVGRDTRVSGQFLEHAIVAGLASAGVDVLRLRVLPTPGVAFLTDRLRADLGVMISASHNPMPDNGIKFLARGGVKLDDALEDEIEARLGEQWDRPTGAGVGRVTPYGPPVEEYAAHLVGTLDGERPLAGLRVVLDCAHGAASVVGPKALADAGAEVIAIGAAPDGLNINAGVGSTHLDHLRAAVVEHGADAGFALDGDADRCLAVDHAGEDVDGDQIMAILALALQERGRLVADTLVATVMSNLGLIQALDRAGVAVRQAAVGDRYVLEEMRAGGFNLGGEQSGHVILRDHATTGDGVLTALHVMQRMAASGRSLAELASVVTRLPQVLVNVADVDKGRAGSDPALLSAVAAAEEDLAGSGRVLLRPSGTEALVRVMVEAPTSEKASAVAASLADVVRERLAL encoded by the coding sequence GTGAGCATCTTCGGCACCGACGGAGTCCGTGGCCTGGCCAACGGCCAGCTGACCGCCGACCTCGCGCTCGGACTCGGCGTCGCCGCCGCCCGGGTGCTGGTGGCCCACACCGACGAGCGACCGACGCCGGCCGGGCGGACCCGTCCGCTCGCCGTGGTCGGCCGCGACACCCGCGTCTCCGGGCAGTTCCTCGAGCACGCCATCGTCGCGGGACTGGCCTCCGCCGGGGTCGACGTACTCCGTCTCCGGGTGCTGCCGACGCCGGGCGTCGCCTTCCTGACCGACCGGCTCCGCGCCGACCTGGGCGTGATGATCAGCGCCTCGCACAACCCGATGCCCGACAACGGCATCAAGTTCCTCGCCCGCGGCGGGGTCAAGCTCGACGACGCGCTCGAGGACGAGATCGAGGCCCGCCTCGGCGAGCAGTGGGACCGGCCCACCGGCGCCGGTGTCGGCCGGGTCACCCCCTACGGACCCCCGGTGGAGGAGTACGCCGCCCACCTGGTCGGCACCCTGGACGGGGAGCGTCCGCTCGCCGGCCTGCGCGTGGTGCTCGACTGTGCCCACGGCGCGGCCAGCGTGGTCGGCCCGAAGGCGCTCGCCGACGCCGGGGCCGAGGTGATCGCGATCGGTGCCGCGCCGGACGGGCTCAACATCAACGCCGGTGTCGGCTCCACGCACCTGGACCACCTCCGCGCCGCCGTGGTGGAGCACGGTGCGGATGCCGGCTTCGCCCTGGACGGGGACGCCGACCGCTGCCTGGCCGTCGATCATGCCGGCGAGGACGTCGACGGGGACCAGATCATGGCGATCCTGGCCCTCGCCCTGCAGGAGCGCGGACGGCTGGTGGCCGACACCCTGGTCGCCACGGTGATGAGCAACCTCGGCCTGATCCAGGCGCTGGACCGGGCGGGCGTCGCGGTGAGGCAGGCCGCGGTCGGTGACCGCTACGTCCTGGAAGAGATGCGCGCCGGCGGGTTCAACCTCGGCGGCGAGCAGTCCGGTCACGTGATCCTGCGCGACCACGCCACCACCGGTGACGGCGTGCTCACCGCACTGCACGTGATGCAGCGGATGGCCGCCTCCGGACGGTCGCTGGCCGAGCTGGCCTCCGTGGTGACCCGGTTGCCGCAGGTGCTGGTCAACGTCGCCGACGTGGACAAGGGGCGGGCCGGCAGCGACCCGGCCCTGCTCTCCGCCGTCGCCGCCGCGGAGGAGGACCTGGCCGGCTCCGGCCGGGTGCTGCTGCGACCGTCGGGCACGGAGGCGCTGGTGCGGGTGATGGTCGAGGCGCCGACCTCGGAGAAGGCCAGCGCGGTCGCCGCCTCGCTGGCCGACGTGGTCCGGGAGCGCCTCGCGCTCTGA